The following are encoded in a window of Novosphingobium sp. THN1 genomic DNA:
- the mutM gene encoding bifunctional DNA-formamidopyrimidine glycosylase/DNA-(apurinic or apyrimidinic site) lyase encodes MPELPEVETTVRGLATVLEGQVITSVRVNRADLRRPFPVDLAQALTGARVTGLARRAKYGLIHTDRERTMVFHLGMSGRWRIDPEDIGKHDHLVLETGEGRVLSLNDARRFGSVDLVDSDKLASWPQFAALGPEPLGPDLTPKVLAKAFKDRIAAVKLLLLDQRIVAGLGNIYVCEALYRARVHPAREGGKVKPGELKLLVPAIKAVLEESIVAGGSTLRDYARPDGELGYFAKDFAVYGREGEPCTCGGTVERIVQGGRSSFFCAKCQK; translated from the coding sequence ATGCCGGAATTGCCAGAAGTAGAGACGACCGTTCGCGGCCTTGCAACCGTGCTGGAGGGGCAGGTGATCACGAGCGTTCGGGTGAACCGTGCCGATCTGCGGCGGCCGTTTCCGGTCGATCTGGCGCAGGCGCTGACCGGTGCGCGGGTGACGGGGCTGGCGCGGCGGGCCAAGTATGGCCTGATCCATACCGACCGCGAGCGGACGATGGTGTTCCACCTCGGCATGTCGGGACGCTGGCGAATCGATCCGGAAGACATCGGCAAGCACGACCACCTCGTGCTGGAGACCGGGGAAGGCAGGGTCCTGTCGCTGAACGATGCGCGGCGGTTCGGTTCCGTGGACCTTGTCGACAGCGACAAGCTGGCGAGCTGGCCGCAATTCGCGGCACTGGGGCCGGAGCCATTGGGACCTGATCTGACGCCGAAGGTGCTGGCAAAGGCGTTCAAGGACCGCATTGCGGCGGTGAAATTGTTGCTGCTCGACCAGCGCATCGTGGCGGGGCTGGGCAATATCTATGTGTGCGAAGCGCTCTATCGCGCGCGAGTGCATCCGGCGCGCGAGGGCGGGAAGGTCAAGCCGGGCGAACTGAAGCTGCTCGTCCCGGCGATCAAGGCGGTGCTGGAGGAATCCATCGTGGCCGGCGGATCGACCTTGCGCGACTATGCCCGGCCCGACGGCGAGCTGGGCTATTTCGCCAAGGACTTTGCCGTCTATGGCCGCGAGGGCGAGCCGTGCACCTGCGGCGGCACCGTGGAGCGCATCGTCCAAGGCGGGCGATCGTCGTTCTTCTGTGCGAAGTGCCAGAAGTAG
- a CDS encoding murein transglycosylase A — MIGKTRFATLLALTLLGGCVRLVPEGSAPRPVTPPTPPAVKPPTAALTGVMRGPVTAGLGFKPDNTAAALQAFATSCPRLTRRTDNSGLTRPEDWAPACTAAATWPAGEAARFFTTYFETAEVGDGAAFVTGYFEPEIAGSRTRQPGYDVPVYALPKDLVRAKPGDAQPLPDGKMPLGRYDDAGVFTAYHDRGQIEDGALQGKGLEIAWAADPVEFFFLQIQGSGRLRAPDGSVIRLGFAGQNGHAYTGIGSLMRERGLIGASPGQYSGSMQGIQQYLRDFPDAGKALMRQNRSYVFFRELTGPGPVGALNVPIAGRSTVAADPAFVPLGAPVWLQVDRKEASGLWVAQDTGGAIQGANRFDSFWGAGAEARQIAGGMSARGRALILLPKGTLARLGQQ; from the coding sequence ATGATCGGCAAAACGAGATTCGCAACCCTTCTAGCCCTCACCCTCCTTGGCGGCTGCGTGCGCCTTGTGCCCGAAGGCAGTGCTCCGCGCCCGGTCACGCCGCCAACCCCGCCTGCGGTAAAACCCCCCACCGCCGCGCTCACCGGCGTCATGCGCGGCCCCGTCACCGCGGGCCTCGGCTTCAAGCCCGATAACACCGCCGCCGCCCTGCAGGCCTTCGCCACGTCCTGCCCCCGGCTGACCCGCCGCACCGACAATTCCGGCCTCACCCGGCCCGAAGACTGGGCGCCCGCCTGCACCGCCGCCGCCACCTGGCCCGCTGGCGAAGCCGCGCGTTTCTTCACCACCTATTTCGAAACCGCCGAAGTCGGCGATGGCGCAGCCTTCGTCACCGGCTATTTCGAGCCCGAGATCGCAGGTTCGCGCACCCGCCAGCCGGGTTACGACGTGCCGGTCTACGCCCTGCCGAAAGACCTCGTCCGCGCCAAACCGGGCGACGCGCAGCCCCTGCCTGATGGCAAGATGCCGCTCGGCCGCTATGACGATGCCGGCGTGTTCACTGCCTACCACGATCGCGGCCAGATCGAGGATGGCGCCCTGCAGGGCAAGGGCCTCGAAATCGCCTGGGCCGCCGATCCGGTCGAGTTCTTCTTCCTGCAGATCCAGGGCTCGGGCCGCCTGCGCGCCCCCGATGGCAGCGTGATCCGCTTAGGGTTCGCCGGACAGAACGGCCACGCCTACACCGGCATCGGCTCCTTGATGCGTGAGCGTGGGCTGATCGGCGCCTCGCCCGGGCAGTATTCCGGCTCGATGCAGGGCATTCAGCAATACCTGCGCGATTTCCCCGATGCCGGCAAAGCGCTGATGCGCCAGAACCGCAGCTACGTCTTCTTCCGCGAACTCACCGGCCCCGGCCCGGTCGGCGCGCTGAACGTGCCCATCGCAGGCCGCAGCACGGTCGCCGCCGATCCCGCCTTCGTGCCGCTGGGCGCGCCGGTCTGGCTGCAGGTGGACCGCAAGGAAGCCAGCGGCCTTTGGGTCGCGCAGGATACCGGCGGCGCGATCCAGGGCGCCAACCGCTTTGACAGCTTCTGGGGCGCGGGCGCCGAAGCCCGCCAGATCGCCGGCGGCATGAGCGCAAGGGGCCGCGCCCTCATCCTTTTGCCCAAGGGGACGCTGGCGCGTCTCGGCCAGCAGTGA
- a CDS encoding Tim44/TimA family putative adaptor protein, protein MIVQIVILAMIAAFLGLRLYSVLGRRPEHDEEPMRRRIEQPDPSAKAQQPVQQQGGSAAPRPRELAAPAPSTFDNSAEAGVRAIISADRRFDVAQFLAGSKGAYTMILEAFWRGDKDDLRQLCDADVFEGFSSAIDARAAAGEVIDARVIRIEEARIVAASIAGQTARITVRFLADIASVTRNAEGQVIAGSLDDAIEARDLWTFRRDLTSRDPDWLLDETDEA, encoded by the coding sequence GTGATTGTTCAAATTGTGATCCTGGCGATGATTGCGGCCTTCCTTGGCCTGCGCCTCTACTCCGTCCTCGGCCGCCGGCCCGAGCATGACGAGGAGCCGATGCGCCGCCGGATCGAACAGCCCGATCCCTCCGCCAAAGCGCAGCAGCCGGTGCAGCAGCAAGGCGGTTCCGCCGCGCCGCGCCCGCGCGAACTCGCAGCGCCTGCGCCCAGCACGTTTGACAACAGTGCCGAAGCCGGCGTCCGCGCCATCATTTCGGCCGATCGCCGTTTCGATGTCGCGCAGTTCCTTGCCGGCTCCAAGGGCGCCTACACCATGATCCTCGAAGCCTTCTGGCGCGGGGACAAGGACGATCTGCGCCAGCTCTGCGATGCTGACGTCTTCGAAGGCTTCAGCTCGGCCATCGATGCCCGCGCCGCTGCGGGCGAAGTGATCGACGCCCGCGTGATTCGCATCGAGGAAGCGCGCATCGTCGCCGCCTCGATCGCAGGACAGACCGCGCGCATCACCGTCCGCTTCCTGGCTGACATCGCCTCGGTCACCCGCAACGCGGAAGGGCAGGTCATCGCCGGCTCGCTCGACGATGCGATCGAAGCCCGCGATCTGTGGACCTTCCGCCGCGACCTCACCTCGCGCGATCCCGACTGGCTGCTCGACGAAACCGACGAGGCCTGA
- the secB gene encoding protein-export chaperone SecB, whose product MADEGNIISNLNVDGPVLNGEDTSPAIGLISQYVKDLSVENPNAPESYQWSEAPDIAVDFNISARVIQPEIHEIELKINVTSKGSQGTAFIVELAYCGLIGMRNVPDDQAHPFLFAEGPRILFPFARRIVADAVRDAGYPPLMLEPIDFNGLYMQQLAQAQATAEATPAGQA is encoded by the coding sequence ATGGCCGACGAAGGCAACATCATTTCGAATCTCAACGTCGATGGTCCCGTTCTCAACGGGGAAGACACTTCGCCCGCGATCGGCCTGATCTCGCAGTATGTGAAGGACCTTTCGGTCGAGAACCCCAATGCGCCCGAATCCTACCAGTGGAGCGAAGCGCCCGACATCGCGGTGGACTTCAACATCTCGGCCCGCGTGATCCAGCCCGAGATCCACGAGATCGAGCTGAAGATCAACGTGACCTCGAAGGGCAGCCAGGGCACCGCGTTCATCGTCGAGCTGGCCTATTGCGGCCTCATCGGCATGCGCAACGTGCCCGACGACCAGGCCCATCCGTTCCTGTTCGCCGAAGGTCCGCGCATCCTGTTCCCGTTCGCCCGCCGCATCGTCGCCGATGCCGTGCGCGATGCAGGCTATCCGCCGCTGATGCTCGAGCCGATCGATTTCAACGGCCTGTACATGCAGCAGCTGGCGCAGGCCCAGGCGACCGCGGAAGCGACCCCGGCCGGTCAGGCCTGA
- the murJ gene encoding murein biosynthesis integral membrane protein MurJ, translated as MNLLKATGSIGGLTLLSRILGLVRDSLFARFVGAAFASDAFLVAFRLPNMFRALFAEGAFASAFIPMFNKKVADPEGKGLRDGLDFAEAALAVLLPVLLFMTVVLEVFAWPVTLLLSGKFNGVSADQFAYAVELSRWTIPYLMLISIVSLFGGILNSLGKFWVNAAAPILLNLTLIVALLGFHSDDPLVTARNQAIAVSVSGALQLAWLAWACRRNGVRLRLRRPRLSPEVKQLLKLILPAAAGAGAVQINLVISTALAASLLDHGSVTYIYMADRLNQLPLGLIGIGLGTVLLPTISRQLGGGEEAAAMETQNRGMELALLLTLPATVALVLCGEPIAAALFGYGKFDAQDTHFTAQALAAFSIGLPSYILVKVLTPGYYARQDTKTPVRYATISMVVNLAGNLALIVPLRHMGPPLATAIASTVNVWLLYHTLVRRGHFAADARLKRRTVRLALAALAMGAVLWAGQGLVMPYVHGTWTLRIAAMAALVTSGVVVYGLAAVLTGAFRVDDLKLLLRRRRSN; from the coding sequence ATGAACCTCCTCAAGGCTACCGGATCGATTGGCGGGCTGACGCTGCTCAGCCGGATTCTCGGGCTGGTGCGCGACAGCCTGTTCGCGCGGTTCGTCGGCGCGGCGTTTGCCTCGGACGCGTTCCTTGTCGCGTTCCGGCTGCCCAACATGTTCCGCGCATTGTTCGCGGAAGGGGCGTTTGCCAGCGCCTTCATCCCGATGTTCAACAAGAAGGTGGCCGATCCCGAGGGCAAGGGCCTGCGCGACGGGCTGGACTTTGCCGAGGCGGCGCTCGCCGTGCTGCTGCCGGTGCTGCTGTTCATGACGGTGGTGCTGGAAGTTTTCGCCTGGCCGGTGACGCTGCTGCTTTCGGGCAAGTTCAACGGGGTGAGCGCGGACCAGTTCGCCTATGCGGTGGAACTTTCGCGCTGGACGATCCCGTACCTGATGCTCATCAGCATCGTCTCGCTGTTCGGCGGCATCCTCAATTCGCTCGGCAAGTTCTGGGTCAACGCGGCGGCGCCGATCCTGCTGAACCTGACGCTGATCGTGGCGCTGCTGGGCTTCCATTCCGACGATCCGCTGGTTACGGCGCGCAATCAGGCGATTGCGGTGTCGGTATCGGGCGCGTTGCAGCTGGCGTGGCTGGCATGGGCTTGCCGCCGGAACGGCGTGCGGTTGCGCCTTAGGCGACCAAGGCTTTCGCCGGAAGTGAAGCAGTTGCTCAAGCTGATCCTGCCGGCGGCGGCAGGCGCGGGTGCAGTGCAGATCAATCTGGTGATCTCGACGGCCCTTGCCGCATCGCTGCTCGATCACGGCTCGGTCACCTACATCTACATGGCAGACCGGCTGAACCAGTTGCCGCTGGGGCTGATCGGCATCGGGCTTGGCACCGTGCTGCTGCCGACGATCTCGCGCCAGCTGGGCGGGGGCGAGGAGGCTGCGGCGATGGAAACGCAGAACCGGGGCATGGAACTGGCGCTGCTGCTGACGCTGCCCGCGACGGTAGCGCTGGTGCTGTGTGGCGAGCCGATTGCCGCGGCGCTGTTCGGCTATGGCAAGTTTGACGCGCAGGACACGCACTTCACCGCGCAGGCGCTGGCGGCGTTCTCGATCGGGCTGCCGAGCTATATTCTCGTCAAGGTGCTGACGCCCGGATACTACGCGCGGCAGGATACGAAGACGCCGGTGCGCTATGCCACGATCTCGATGGTGGTGAACCTTGCTGGCAACCTCGCGCTGATCGTGCCGCTGAGGCACATGGGGCCACCGCTGGCGACGGCGATAGCCTCGACCGTCAATGTCTGGCTGCTCTACCACACGCTGGTCAGGCGCGGGCACTTTGCCGCCGATGCGCGATTGAAGCGGCGGACCGTGCGGTTGGCGCTGGCGGCGCTGGCGATGGGCGCGGTGCTGTGGGCGGGGCAGGGGCTGGTCATGCCCTATGTCCACGGGACATGGACCCTGCGCATTGCAGCGATGGCTGCACTGGTCACCAGTGGGGTCGTCGTCTATGGCCTCGCTGCCGTCCTGACCGGGGCTTTCCGGGTGGACGACCTCAAGCTTCTCCTGCGGCGTCGCCGCTCCAACTGA
- the trpS gene encoding tryptophan--tRNA ligase, producing MRIVSGIQPTGNLHLGNYLGAIRNWVRMQDEWSAKGGQCLYFLADLHAISMPHSPAELAANTREMVAALVSCGIDPDKSILFNQAQVPAHAELQWLLNGTARMGWLNRMTQWKDKAGKNREGASVALFTYPVLQAADVLLYQATHVPVGEDQKQHLELARDIAQKFNNDFCAEDAPLFTLPDPIIPPEAARIMSLRDGSAKMSKSDPSDMSRINLTDDADAIMQKVKKAKTDPEPLPGTVEGLAGRPEANNLVGIYAAMAGTTPAAVLAQFEGKGFGQFKPALGELLVETLSPMAARYRQLRQDGEALDAILAKGALKARDLAAPTLRQTYQALGLVRG from the coding sequence ATGCGTATCGTTTCCGGCATCCAGCCAACCGGCAATCTCCACCTTGGCAATTACCTGGGTGCGATCCGGAATTGGGTGCGCATGCAGGACGAGTGGTCGGCCAAGGGCGGGCAGTGCCTCTATTTCCTTGCCGATCTTCACGCGATCTCGATGCCGCATTCGCCCGCTGAGCTTGCCGCCAACACCCGCGAGATGGTGGCGGCGCTGGTTTCGTGCGGGATCGATCCCGACAAGTCGATCCTGTTCAACCAGGCGCAGGTGCCCGCCCATGCCGAACTGCAATGGCTGCTCAACGGCACGGCGCGTATGGGCTGGCTCAACCGCATGACGCAGTGGAAGGACAAGGCGGGCAAGAACCGCGAGGGCGCGTCCGTCGCGCTGTTCACCTATCCGGTGCTGCAGGCGGCTGACGTGCTGCTCTACCAGGCGACTCACGTGCCGGTGGGCGAGGACCAGAAGCAGCATCTGGAACTGGCGCGCGACATCGCGCAGAAGTTCAACAACGACTTCTGTGCCGAGGACGCACCGCTGTTCACGCTGCCTGATCCGATCATTCCGCCAGAGGCGGCGCGCATCATGAGCCTGCGCGATGGCAGCGCCAAGATGAGCAAGTCCGATCCTTCGGACATGAGCCGCATCAACCTGACCGACGATGCCGATGCGATCATGCAGAAGGTGAAGAAGGCCAAGACCGATCCCGAGCCGCTGCCGGGCACGGTGGAGGGCCTCGCCGGGCGGCCCGAGGCGAACAACCTCGTCGGCATCTATGCGGCGATGGCCGGGACCACCCCGGCCGCAGTGCTGGCGCAATTCGAGGGCAAGGGCTTCGGACAGTTCAAGCCGGCGCTGGGCGAACTGCTGGTCGAGACGCTGTCGCCGATGGCGGCGCGCTATCGCCAGTTGCGCCAGGACGGCGAGGCGCTGGACGCGATTCTGGCCAAGGGCGCGTTGAAGGCGCGGGATCTGGCAGCGCCGACGCTCAGGCAGACCTATCAGGCATTGGGCCTTGTAAGGGGCTGA
- a CDS encoding DUF2721 domain-containing protein — MNPGHAGVIAQTIQLALAPVFVLVAIGNIMNILTTRLGRIVDRSRALQSQHAQTSGREHDLVVIEIRYVDRRIHLIGRALLLLVVSGLAIGVTVGSLFIGEMAGLELRNLTGITFFGAIALLMIALVYLLLETRIAASSLRLPQELLELERDIPHRQ, encoded by the coding sequence ATGAATCCGGGCCATGCAGGCGTGATCGCCCAGACCATCCAGCTGGCCCTTGCCCCCGTGTTCGTCCTCGTGGCGATCGGCAATATCATGAACATCCTCACGACGCGGCTTGGCCGTATCGTCGACCGGTCCCGCGCCCTGCAAAGCCAGCACGCGCAGACCTCGGGCCGGGAGCATGATCTTGTCGTGATCGAGATTCGCTATGTCGATCGCCGCATCCATCTGATCGGCCGGGCGCTGCTGCTGCTGGTCGTGTCCGGCCTCGCGATCGGCGTCACCGTGGGATCGCTGTTCATCGGTGAAATGGCCGGGCTCGAACTGCGCAACCTTACCGGCATCACCTTCTTCGGCGCCATCGCGCTGCTGATGATTGCCCTGGTCTATCTCCTGCTGGAAACGCGCATAGCCGCCAGCTCCTTGCGCCTGCCGCAGGAATTGCTCGAGCTCGAACGCGATATCCCGCACCGGCAGTGA
- a CDS encoding copper resistance protein B, protein MKRLLLTGAALIATPALAQEAQDPHAGHDMSQMQGQMDHSGHDMGAMGGQTAEEPAMQGMDHSMHQQPAPDTPAAAPADTAPMDHSAHMGHAMPTVTDSEVGNAPPPPVPTDHPADAFWDKQRMAQARADLSKEGRFFGNALILDRLEYRPRNGKDGYAWQAMGWIGGDIDRLAVETEGEGAFGEPLETGEVRAAWRHALDPWWNFELGARQDFGAGPDRTYGVIGFEGLAPYWFEVGAHAFVSNKGDFHFRLEAEHDMRLTQRLILQPSIEIDAAAQDVPELGIGAGLEKVELGTRVRYEFAREFAPYVGVHWERKLGETARLARLEGESPSQVSAVVGVRMWF, encoded by the coding sequence ATGAAGCGCCTGCTGCTCACCGGCGCGGCCCTGATCGCAACGCCCGCCCTCGCCCAGGAAGCGCAGGACCCGCACGCCGGCCACGATATGAGCCAGATGCAGGGCCAGATGGATCATTCCGGGCACGACATGGGCGCCATGGGCGGCCAGACTGCCGAGGAGCCGGCAATGCAGGGCATGGACCACTCCATGCACCAGCAGCCAGCGCCAGACACGCCCGCCGCCGCCCCGGCCGACACTGCGCCGATGGATCACTCGGCCCACATGGGCCATGCCATGCCCACTGTAACCGACAGCGAAGTCGGCAATGCACCGCCGCCGCCCGTCCCGACCGACCATCCCGCCGATGCCTTCTGGGACAAGCAGCGCATGGCGCAGGCCCGCGCCGATTTGTCAAAGGAAGGGCGCTTCTTCGGCAACGCACTGATCCTCGATCGCCTCGAATATCGCCCGCGCAATGGCAAGGACGGCTATGCGTGGCAGGCCATGGGCTGGATCGGCGGCGATATTGACCGCCTCGCCGTCGAAACCGAAGGCGAAGGTGCCTTCGGCGAACCGCTTGAAACCGGCGAAGTTCGCGCCGCCTGGCGCCACGCGCTCGATCCGTGGTGGAACTTCGAACTCGGCGCGCGGCAGGACTTCGGCGCTGGCCCCGATCGCACCTACGGCGTGATCGGCTTCGAAGGCCTTGCCCCCTACTGGTTCGAAGTCGGCGCTCACGCTTTCGTCTCGAACAAGGGCGACTTCCACTTCCGGCTCGAGGCAGAGCACGACATGCGCCTGACCCAGCGCCTGATCCTTCAACCCTCGATAGAGATCGACGCCGCTGCGCAGGACGTGCCGGAACTCGGCATCGGCGCGGGCCTTGAAAAGGTCGAACTGGGCACCCGCGTCCGCTACGAATTCGCGCGCGAATTCGCGCCCTATGTCGGTGTACACTGGGAGCGCAAGCTTGGCGAAACGGCCCGGCTGGCGCGCCTCGAAGGCGAAAGCCCCTCGCAGGTCAGCGCCGTGGTCGGCGTAAGGATGTGGTTCTGA
- a CDS encoding RNA polymerase sigma factor, whose protein sequence is MVASALAGRQSAYATLMARHREAVYRLARHHTGDEGEALDVTQEAFIAAFAALAKFDAARPFRAWLMRIAVNKCRDWARRRAVRRLFRMARPLEDAFDVADHGLDPEAEAISRRELARVSAAIAALPANLKDPLILCRLEGMSMAEAADVLGLTEKAVETRIYRARQKLSEMLEG, encoded by the coding sequence CTGGTCGCCAGCGCGCTTGCCGGCAGGCAAAGCGCCTACGCAACGCTGATGGCCCGCCATCGCGAGGCCGTGTACCGGCTCGCCCGTCACCACACCGGCGACGAGGGCGAAGCGCTCGACGTCACGCAGGAAGCGTTCATCGCCGCCTTCGCCGCGCTGGCGAAGTTCGATGCCGCCCGCCCGTTTCGCGCCTGGCTGATGCGCATCGCCGTCAACAAGTGCCGTGATTGGGCGCGGCGCCGTGCGGTGCGGCGGCTGTTCCGCATGGCGCGGCCCCTCGAAGATGCCTTCGACGTTGCCGACCACGGCCTCGATCCCGAAGCTGAAGCCATATCGCGGCGCGAGCTCGCCCGCGTCTCGGCCGCCATCGCCGCGCTTCCGGCCAATCTCAAGGACCCGCTGATCCTGTGCCGCCTCGAAGGAATGAGCATGGCCGAAGCCGCCGACGTGCTCGGCCTTACCGAGAAGGCCGTCGAAACGCGGATCTACCGGGCACGGCAGAAATTGTCGGAAATGCTTGAGGGATAA